In one Arenibacter antarcticus genomic region, the following are encoded:
- a CDS encoding S41 family peptidase: protein MKKYLSIVLGISLLFIQCSKNNDDVAPIVQKELPIVQDFMWQTMNTYYFWQSDVAALGDDRFNNKTEYREFLESEQEPGKFFEDKLLFSEDRFSFYSEDYKELTKAFSGVSKSNGLEFGLSRFADNNDVFGYVRYIIPNSDAASKEIKRGDLFTGVNGTTLNMANYEELLFGDKDSYTLNMAEISDNLITDSNREVTLTKEADITENPVHISKVLEVNGHKIGYLMYNGFTNEFDEELNEAFGTFKAAGVTDLVLDLRYNPGGSVNSARLLSSMIYGPYPDKIFLRARYNQKLQDQFNDADLISYFSDKTQKDSPINTLGLNKVYILATGSSASSSELVMNGLAPYIDVIHIGSTTTGKNEFSVTFVDDIDNGNVYDPSREDKINPDNQWAIQPLIGRNENSAGFSDYTEGLAPDIDLEEDLSNLGILGNIEEPLLKKAISEITGVTAKMDFTVHIPVKLITSSKMFTKIKDNMYMDIKNPLPLNKE, encoded by the coding sequence ATGAAAAAATATTTAAGTATAGTACTTGGAATTAGCCTACTCTTTATCCAATGTTCTAAAAATAATGATGATGTTGCCCCTATTGTTCAAAAAGAACTACCTATAGTCCAAGATTTTATGTGGCAAACAATGAATACTTATTATTTTTGGCAAAGCGATGTCGCCGCACTAGGGGACGATCGATTTAATAACAAAACGGAATACAGGGAATTTTTAGAGTCCGAACAAGAACCAGGTAAATTTTTTGAGGATAAACTTCTTTTTTCTGAAGATCGATTCAGTTTTTATTCTGAGGATTATAAGGAACTCACCAAAGCCTTTTCCGGAGTTTCAAAAAGCAATGGGCTGGAGTTTGGACTTAGCCGGTTTGCCGATAACAATGACGTATTTGGATATGTTCGATATATAATTCCAAATTCCGACGCCGCTAGCAAAGAGATCAAAAGAGGAGATCTATTTACAGGAGTAAATGGGACAACTCTAAATATGGCTAATTACGAAGAGTTGTTATTTGGAGATAAAGACTCCTACACTTTAAATATGGCCGAAATTTCCGACAACCTAATAACCGATTCCAATCGCGAGGTCACCTTAACCAAAGAAGCAGATATAACAGAAAACCCTGTTCATATTTCTAAGGTACTGGAAGTAAACGGTCATAAAATAGGCTATCTCATGTACAACGGTTTTACCAATGAGTTTGATGAGGAATTAAACGAAGCCTTTGGAACCTTTAAGGCAGCAGGCGTAACGGATTTAGTTTTAGATTTAAGGTATAACCCCGGGGGGTCCGTCAATTCAGCCCGTCTATTGTCTAGTATGATCTATGGGCCCTATCCCGATAAAATTTTCCTAAGAGCAAGATACAATCAGAAATTACAGGATCAGTTTAATGATGCCGATCTTATCAGTTATTTTTCAGATAAAACACAAAAGGATTCCCCAATAAATACCTTGGGCCTAAATAAGGTGTACATACTTGCCACTGGAAGTAGCGCTTCTTCCAGCGAATTGGTAATGAACGGTTTGGCGCCTTATATTGACGTAATCCACATAGGATCTACCACTACTGGGAAAAACGAATTTTCCGTCACCTTTGTAGATGATATAGACAACGGGAATGTATATGATCCAAGTAGGGAAGATAAAATAAATCCGGATAACCAGTGGGCCATTCAGCCACTGATCGGAAGAAATGAAAATTCAGCTGGATTTTCAGACTATACAGAAGGACTTGCACCCGACATCGATCTGGAGGAAGACTTGTCTAACCTAGGAATTTTGGGAAACATTGAAGAACCACTGTTGAAAAAAGCCATTTCAGAAATTACGGGTGTAACCGCAAAAATGGATTTTACCGTCCATATTCCCGTAAAATTAATTACAAGCTCCAAAATGTTCACTAAAATAAAGGATAATATGTATATGGATATTAAAAATCCATTGCCCCTTAACAAAGAATAA